GGTGGTCTCTGGGTCTAGATTGAGGGCCTTGGCCTCCCTGTGTAAGCAACTAGCCTCTCTGCACCCTCTTTTCTACCAGGCCATGGCATATTCATCTGAGGATGGAGTCCTCACGGAGGCGATGATGGACGCCCGTGTGCAGGATGCTGTTCAGCAGCACCAGCAGAAGATGCAGTGGCTTAAAGTAGAGAGACCTGATTCCGAGGCCAGCAAGTCACCGCATCCTTCACTCCTCAGCTGTTGACCTGGTCCTGGACACCTTGTACACATGACTGGGGACAGGCAGTCTCTATGACCACACTTACTGCTCCCTCCTTACCTGTCTTCTTTGACCTCTATAAGAGGTCAACATTGCCCCAAATGCCTCTGCCCAGTTGTGGGATGCTGGAGGTGTCAGCTTCTCTGCCTCCCACACCTCctagtctctgtctctccaaGTGCTGGCAGAGGGAGACATACTGCCTTCCTGTACCTCAGTACACTGGTGAGACATGTCTACAAgcccagagcagagcagagagtaCACAGAGTGCCGAACCACAAGCCAGTGGCTATGCCAGCAGGACTGGGGCCTACAGGGACCAGGCTAAAGGCACAGAGGCCCTCTGCTTCCCGGACATTATTCCTCCCATATACACATCTGTGCCAAGAACTGGCCCAGTCCTTACTTGGCAGAGTGGATCTGGTGCTAGACAGCCCTTGGCTGGTGGCATCTAAGAGTCAGAGCTACCGCCTTCCCCTTGACTGGATCAGGGCCTTTTAAATCCAGAATCTAATAAAACTGTGACTGATTTGCTGATTTTGCTTGTTGGCTGAGGTGGGGGTCTAGATGAAGGGCCTTAGTAGCCCCTGGGGTTAGAGATGACGGAAGAAGCACAGGCTGGAGCTTTCTGGAGAATTTACTGGCCAGGCAGGGTGGGCTTCACAGTGAGGGCTGGGACACCTGAGGCCACCACATTCTTATTGCTGCTAGGGGCCCGCCCCTCAGTCCCACCCTACAGTCGCACACGCCCCATGCACATGCTCCCGTGTGCAGATGGGCGCAGGCCCTGACACATCCCTCCCCTCCAGACGGACGGATGGACAACAGGTGCTCAAGAAACACTGCTTTCACTGAGATGTGGCCTTAGGCTAGTGTGGACCAGACCAAGCCTCTCCCCACTATGGACCCACCACCCCTGGCCCCAGCACCTCTTAAGAGTCTGCCTTTGTGTCCTGCTCACTGTGGAGACCAGGCTGCTGTCCCTGAAGCCCAGAGGCCATCCCCAACCCAGCCCCCACCCAACCCCCTTTATAAAAAGAAGAGACAGCACCTTCCACTGGATTTGCCTGCTGGCCACAGCCCAGCTGGCCACAGCCCAGCATACCCTGGGCCTGAGGCCGCAGTCCCGTCTTGCCAGCTGGGTGTCCACGAGGTCCCTTTACATGTGCACAGCAGCCCCGAGTCCTGGGCACTCACAGGTGCCGTGGGCTGGGGTGGCCGTTGTGGTAGAGCTTCTGCTTCACGTGCACCATGTTCCCTGTAGGCTCCTCGAAGGGCCTGTGTGGCCGCCGGCCCAGCTCCCGCAGGCTGCACAGCTTGGGCAGCCAGGTCCACGAGCCATCTGCAGGGGGACAGGGCAGTCAGGTGGCCAGGCTGGGCCAGAAGTGGTGCCCGCAGCAGCGCGAGGCACTCACCATAGCGCCGACCAGCCCTCCAGGCGCGTACAGCACAGTGCAGGACACCATCCATCCACACCAGGAACCAGCTGATGCAGAAGCCCAGCAGCAGGCCCAGCATAAGGTCGATCTCCTGCTTGGTCACATTGTCTGTCACAAAGTAGTTCTCAGAGGCGTCCACCACCGACTGGTCCCCGTCGTATGGGATCACGTAGTGGATGTGGTGCCTGGGGGCGGCAGGGTGGGCTGGCACCTCTCCTGCCAACCCTGGCCCAGCCTTCCCCAGGTCTGTGCTGGGCTGGCTAGGGGACCCAAAGTGGATGGCTTGATTCCTATGGGCCACCCTGGGAAGTTCTCTGAAGCAATCCCTGTGTGCTGGGTTGGAAGGGGAAACAGCACCCCCAGGCCCAGATCAGGTCACCTGGCAGAACTGCAGGGTAAGGTGGAGACAGTAGCCCTGGAGATCAGGAGTGATGTTCGAGGAGGGTAGGAATGGCTGGAATGAATGTCCACCCAATAAGTCATCCTTCCAAAGGTCCCTGTAGCAGGTTTCACATTCACCTACTGGCCCTGAGGGGCTGACAAGGTCTTATCAAAGCCAAATGACCAAGGCCCACCAGACATGTTCCTTGGCCTCCACATAATGCTCTCAGGAGGCCAGGTACAAGACCAATGATTGTTCTCCGATTGTTCTCCTGCCACAATCACTACCTtgggcctctctctgcctttcaatATCTACCTTGTGCCCGTTCTGCTGGAAGTTTAAGGAATCTTTCCCCTCATTCATGTTCCCCACAGACCACGTCTATCATACACTTAGTGTTCCTATAATGGGCTGTTTCCAGCTATTCAGGTCCAAGCTAGACAAATTTTAGAGCCCACTCCTAGGTATAAGCACCTACTTTAGCTTTGGTCTCAGTGCCTCTTTGCTTTCCCGTCCTAGCTGGCTTCTTAGAACTGCACATTGCTTTCATGCCCTGGATCACCTCTGCTTACACTAGAGCTCCCACACGGTTGGCACTggttgctcatcctgctttcagAGCTGTTTGAACATCACTTCCAGGAAGTCCTTCTATCCTGTTCCAGGAGGAGTGAGCCACCTGATGGTCCTCTCCACAAAGCCAGCAGTCTGGATGTTGGGATCCCCTGGTCTGGATACCAAGGGTGCCATGGGACCACATGGCATCTCTCATCTTCCTGACAGTTGTGGGGGCTGACTGGGCTTCTGGTAAGCCTGCCTTTCTTGGCCCACCCACTTCCAGAACCACTAGTGGGTGggcctttccactgcccaccgtGTCTGCTAGGAGCTCCAGCTGCCTGTGAATCTCCACGTGGGATCCACAGACACCTCAAATGTATGCTGAAAATAGCTTCTCGATTCCTAAACTTGcaccccttcctcctctcagtgAGAGGCTGGAACCTGTGTCTGCCTGTAGCAGACCTTCAGCCATTCCCCAGTTAAAAACTCTTCCTCTCTTGTGCCATTTTTGCTTATGTCCCTGGGCCCAATAAGGTATACATGGATGATTCTTCACAGTGGGGTTGGTATTTTTAAACCTGAACATAGGTGAGCAGGGATAGGGAGGGGCAGCAGTAAGGCTCCTCAGATCCCCTTCTGATCTTGGGAATTCCCTGTGGCCTATAGTTTGGCCAATCCCAGTGGGCAAAGCTTAGGCTGCCAGCTCTCAGCTAGTTACTGGAGCTACCATGACTGACACCTAGCAGCCATCACTTTCTCATAAGCAGCCACTGTCACCATGATAGATGGATGCTATTGATCATGGTACAGAAAGTATTGCTGACCAGGTCCTGGGTGAGATAGTGTTTCCACACCATCAGGGATTGCCACAGGCTCTGGTGGGACTAGGTCAGCCTGGGACCCATGTCCTTTCTTTGGACTGTCCCCAACATAGAGCTgttccaggaaacagaaagaagctaccaaggaagccagaaggatCCTAGGTAGCCTATAAATAGGTCAATGTGAAGTCCTAGCCACCATGTGGCTTCAGGAATCCAGGGCTTAGAGGCTATTGTGCCCTTACAATTAACTTGGGTATCTGCAATTTCTTCTTCCCCTGGCCTGGTTTCTCCTAACTCTATACCAAGCCCCTGAAGACAGGAGCTCATGTCTTCTGAATGAAAGCAAGATGTGCTGTGTACAAAATGAATGTCTTTGATGTGTCCTACCTTCATGACACATGCTGCCATGTGTCCACTTGAGATCCAATGTGTGTCGTGTATACACGTTGTCCGCATGCACAGGACATAGCATGTATACTGTGGACATGGGCCCCACAAGCCCCACACCCATGCACTGTGCACACTTTGGGTATGAGTATGGTGCGTTACACATAGATGCACATTCACTCAGCTTTGAACCAGCCACCCTTTCTGTGGGATGCTGTCATGTGCACGgatctgtgtgtacacacaagtgCTGCCTGCTGTCGTGCTCTGTTCAGAACATTAGTTTACATACATGTCTTCTGTCTAAAATTCTGCAAATAGCCATGTACAAGGCAAACACACGTGTACAATTATTTTACAAAGTGTGTACACATAGGCAAACTGTCAATACTAAATGTGCACATGGTATGTGTACAGATAACCCATTTGCAAACTAATCTGCAGTCACCGCACCCACACTGAGATGTTCTGACATTCTCCCTGAGCACACTGACctgtatattgttttatatacatgtactttgcatacacatatatgtaatcaaTATACAAAAGTGCTTTGTACAACGAATTTACATACCCTGTATGTAGAGTTGTGtacaaagcacacacatgtagaGAGACACACGCAGAAACACTGTCTACATGATGTGGCTCTCCACATTTTTGCACACACAAGCCTCAGTTCGGGTTCTACTCCACAGGTGTCTGTTTACATGGGTCTACAAGTTCTTGGATGCTACAtgagatacacatatataaactgtGTAAACACACTCTAAGAACACACCCTCTGTGCTCTGGTGAACATTCAGTGTGCTGTCATAGAAAGTGCTGTGCCAACCACTTTACAAAAGCCCTGTATGTAGTATCCATTCCCAATGTTCATGGGCCCAGTAACTGGGCCCAGTATGCACATACTGTCTTGGGAAGGCTTCAGAACTCACTCACCTACAGAAACGGCCTGGGAACAGCAGAGCTAACCTCATGTCTTTTCTGAGCCCTCTGATGTATCAGATAGACAGATGGTGTGCACCAAGCTGGTGCACAGGGCTCTCTGGGAATGTGTGACCACAAAGCAAATTTTCCTACCATGTCCAATGCATGTGAGGGTCATGTACTTTCTACTTGCTGTAACGCCCATGATCTGCAACACACTTGCCTGTACCCGTAGCCATATATGCACCTAGGAGATATGCAACTGTCCTGACATACCCTATACCTCTGGAGCCGAAACACAGGGTGAGGTAAGGAACCGAGGTTCTGGGATTCTAGCCCCATTCTTTCCTAGTTGTGTAACCTTGGGCAAGTCTACTCTGTAAAGcctccatcccctttctcctAGTCTGCCCAGTAGGGACAAAGGTTATCGCATGAGGCCATCTCTGGGATGAGTGCATGCGGATGTTCGAGTGCGCTGTGTacgcacatgtatatgcacagacAGTACACACATGCGCGGCTCATGAGAAGATGTTTATTTCATACATGGACATACAAACATGCAAGGCCAGAAGACTTCATCACTACACATGCACAGAAGGGGAGGTCCCTGAAGGGTGTGGTGGGTCTCATTGTGACCTTGAGCAAACCCCAGCCTACTTCAGCTCCTCCTCTGCACAGTAATCAGTTGTGGCAGGTGTTCCTCAAGGTAGGTAGGCCCTTCCTATCTTGACCTCCCGCACTTGCTTACCATGGACACAGTAGGCCCAGGAGGAAGTCTTGGGTGATAGGCAAGACTACTGTCCCAGGCTTAACTAGCTTCCTGGTTTCCAATGTGGACACTACTTAAGGATGCTGCTCTCGGGCCTCCCGGCCCTGGACCAGGAGGCTCCTTGGCCCACAATGCCACTACCAGGCAGCCTTTTCTCTAAAGGAACTGGAAGAAGGAGTTCCTAATAGACTCAGTCATGCTTCCTTTCCCAGGGAGGTAGCTGGCTGACCTAGGGTTCCCGTtggccacccctcccccagcaccTGGCTGGCAGAAGCGGCCCCCATCATTCAGCCAGGCTCTGCGGCCCAGCCTGTTCCGGGCTCACCGGCCAAGTGGGGCCCGCTGCACAAGTGTGATCACGCGTGTCGTGCCTAGAGCCGGGGCGCACTCACCGGCCACAGTTGCAGTGGCAGACGCGGTCCTCGCCCCGCAGGTGCGGGAGGATGTAGTTATGGAATCGATCCAGCAGCGCGTTCATGTCCATCAAGCACGCGATGGCCTGGAAGAGCCCATGACCGGTCAGGGCGAGGAGTGGGTCGGGCCGAAAGGGGTGCCTAGGGGGAGCATTGGGCTGCagggatagatgggtgggtggggaaacgcAGGGCAACCAGGGCGAGGGCAGCGCAAGGTAGCAGCGAGGGTAGTGCAGGGCAAGCCGCGGAGGGCAGCGCAGGCCGCACGGGCCGGTAAACAAGGAAGCGAGGTGGGGTAGGCGCGCGCGCGGGCGGCAGAAGCAGGGGGCGCGCGCGGGAAGCCCCTCCGCTCACCATCACGATCGACGCCCCCAGAATCATGAAGATCATGGTGTTCGCACTCATGGACATCGGGCGGGGCCGGGCCGGGCCGGAGCGCCGCCCCCCGGCCCCGGTGCCCCTCCCGGCCCCGGCCCGATGCTGAGCCCGCGCCGCCTCCGCAGAGGTCAGCGCTCGCGCGCCGGGCCGCCGCGGACCCCGGGGGCAGGCGCGGGCACAGGCAGCAGAGATGTGGGGGCTGCTGTAGGGTCGCTCGCCCGTCGCCCGTTGCTGGCAGCCCTCCGCTCCGCCCTCCCGTGCTCCCTGCGCCCGGCTCCCTGCGGTCCGCGCGGcggccccctccctcctccctcttccctcctccaggcttctccctccctccttttcttcttcactatctcctccctcctccttctgcctccgcctccgGGGAGGGACTTCGCCGCCCCGCGCCAGCATCCAGGGGCGAGGTTCTCCACCCCTATCCCTGTGACGCAGGCCGAGACCCCTCCCCTCCGGCCTTGGCTCCACATTCTGCCCCATCTTATCAATCTTGTCTCTGGTCTCCTTGCCCAGTGCCGCCCGGGACTGGGCCTTGGCCTGGACCGGGTGGTCGTTTCTGCTCTACTTCTCCAAGTAAGGCCCCTCCTCCTGGGTCTCCTGGTTCCAAAGAGGGACAGGAAGTGTCAGCACCCGCCTCCTCCAGCAAGCAAGTGCCATCAGAGGAGGGGCCAACAAAGTCAGAGGATCCAGGGATTATGACTACATGACCAGAGGTAGGAGGGCAAGAGGGTAGACGATACGGAATGAGCAATAAAGATCGTGGCAGTTGTGGGAAAGACTAGCCGACctctggggaaggaaggggagcagAAACAGTTGCCTGAAGCCTGCAGCTCAGTGTCTATGATCCTTTTGTGGCTGCCAGTCATACTGGGAACCAAGCCCTTGTGCTGGCCACAGAGCTGAAAACATAAGAACCAACCCTGCCCTGTGTGACAAAGAGCAGGAGGACAGCTGACCTCCAGCCCCCCAAGTCCAGACCCCACTGTGTCCAGAAGTTCCAACTGGAGAAGTTCAGTTTATCAGATCACACAGGCCCTTGGCTAGGCACCCGGGTACTGGCCTGGTGGTCAGCAGGTGGTCTCAATTATGTCACAGGGCTGAACTCAAGAGCCCTGAGTAGCCTCTTTTCTCTGCAGGGGGTCAGGCCAGGAATCAGGACAAATCAAAGACTTCTAGCAGCACCTATTTTGTGGTAATTCCAAGGTTTTTCCCCTCAATAAGATAGCCTGTTGCTTTAGGTTTCTGTACAATCCAGCAGCGGAGAGAAAAGGGGTAGGTGGGCCAACAACAGACACTTGGTGTAGGCTGTAGAGTAAaccatctttatttcttctggttAAAAACAATGGATTTGAATCTGGCATTTCTGTGTACATCTCATTCCATATGTACAGTACATTGATGATGTATACCTAGCAGTATAAACAAATATCAGAGGAGAAAACACACTGAAAAAGCGGCCTCAACAAGGTGGCTGTCAGGCAGGCCATGCACCAGGCACAGCGGCTCAGTAGAAGCAGACGGTGTGCAGAAAGGCCCGGCCACTCTTCTCCTCGAACTCCTGCAGCAGCTCATCGATTTCATTCTCCATGTCCTCAGTGTGCTGAATCTGGGAAAACACAG
Above is a window of Arvicanthis niloticus isolate mArvNil1 chromosome 5, mArvNil1.pat.X, whole genome shotgun sequence DNA encoding:
- the Tmem240 gene encoding transmembrane protein 240: MSMSANTMIFMILGASIVMAIACLMDMNALLDRFHNYILPHLRGEDRVCHCNCGRHHIHYVIPYDGDQSVVDASENYFVTDNVTKQEIDLMLGLLLGFCISWFLVWMDGVLHCAVRAWRAGRRYDGSWTWLPKLCSLRELGRRPHRPFEEPTGNMVHVKQKLYHNGHPSPRHL